One genomic segment of Arcobacter porcinus includes these proteins:
- a CDS encoding Eco57I restriction-modification methylase domain-containing protein has translation MNLIGIVNENEFYTNHYLSEIFQKDTNEQISFWQEKENESQNYKTPFRRLRGIGHNYLELLKILGKTNINIEEKIKAQREFMKTFLDIFEYEFKEQSIQIDDFSLPLISSINKNDGLPYLYILESFCEDECDILTTTLKKEQLKELDIYNSELNFDEIITSHIFTQNFPPRWVIVINAYQIVLIERAKWAQKRYLRFDLKDIIERKEDDTLKAISVLLHSSTIAPTDGLSLLDTLDENSHKHAFGVTEDLKYSLRNAVELLGNEAIFYYKQNSIDILNKADLDSFLTRESLRYMYRLLFLFYIESRPELGFIPSKSQAFIKGYSLETLRDLELMPLLTDSDKNGYFFDESIRLYFDMIFNGAEDKGTVWSGRKKAFSIAPLKSHLFDPEKTPLLNEVKLRNHIWQEIIQSLSLSKEQKGRNQRGRISYANLGINQLGAVYEALLSYKGFIAKEELFEVKKEDSNPTELENAYFVTQSQLSEYTQSERVFDGNGTLKRYKEGTFIYRLAGRDREKSASYYTPEVLTKSLVKYALKELLEIDDSGKIGKSADEILKLTVCEPAMGSAAFLNEAINQLSIAYLHQKQIETNTKISHDKYTEELQRVKMYIADNNVYGIDLNPTAVELAEISLWLNAMFTWEEDKVRKTFIPWFGFQLENGNSLIGARREVYDISTLSASKKDLLWYKDSPKRLNPKTLWKTEKRDTTQAQNTASLFEDTQRLPHKLPHTISDTKNAGREKEKEVYHFLLGDEGMSNYTDKVVKELKKEKIDIINSWRKEFIKPYTKDEIDTLLDLSLAIDNLWQEHTRHINDMKKKTTDPLKVWGQPKAEQFKQTDLSYKNRVFEQEKLTQNIKSSSPYIRLKTVMNYWCSLWFWSIDKAEYLPTREEFLSDIAILVKKQSAMMMNLDKILFSPTIDDDIRATQLSELGVLDVEEFIQNSPRLQIVKEISQNQKFLHWELEFADIFAKNGGFDMVLGNPPWLKVEWNEGGIMGEANPLFDIRKFSASRLNSLRSETFEKSFKLINSYIDEYISISSYQNFLNSNSNYKILEGSATNLYKNFIIKSFNILNNNGISGLLHPEGIYEDPRGNLLRSNIYLRLKYHMQFVNKLLLFEDIHDQIKYSINIYKNKISEIFFYNISNLYHPITIDNCFNDINKENIEEQKINGKWNINGNIKRVIKIDKNILKIFSVLYDENIEYNQARLPSLQTNSLLSVIEKIGLYKNKIISKKDNFNFTFFWDENKDVLLNNIINKTSFLSNINNKIIQGSFLYVGNPFYKIPRNICTQNSHYDILDLDNLDIRYIGRTNYLTNKKFQINSSYRLAYRKMINSSNERTLISAIYPSKVSHTSSIISFEFNENKILLSISTFSFSIISDFYVKTTGMANFGFNIFKNFPLINLNKEMLIRCIILSVLTTDYKELWEEEYSGDFRDDSWSKKDDSRLNQDFFKNLTPYWQRDVALRSDYERRQALVEIDVLVAIELGLSLQELKTIYRIQFPVLKQNENETFYDANGRIVFTVSKGLVGVGLPRKADKNSTACKIVINGKIVDEKPLGWEDIMDMSEGEIHRTILDDTTPAGVVERTIVYKAPFVKCDREKDYEIAWECFEKQGVLND, from the coding sequence ATGAATTTAATAGGAATAGTAAACGAAAACGAGTTTTATACAAATCACTATCTAAGTGAGATTTTTCAAAAAGATACAAATGAGCAAATATCTTTTTGGCAAGAGAAAGAGAATGAAAGCCAAAACTACAAAACACCCTTTAGAAGATTAAGAGGAATTGGACACAACTATTTAGAACTTTTAAAAATTTTAGGAAAAACAAATATAAATATAGAAGAGAAAATAAAAGCCCAAAGAGAGTTTATGAAAACTTTTCTTGATATATTTGAGTATGAGTTCAAAGAACAAAGCATACAAATAGATGATTTTTCTCTACCTTTAATCTCTTCTATAAATAAAAACGATGGCTTACCATATCTTTATATACTTGAGAGTTTTTGTGAAGATGAGTGTGATATATTAACAACTACTTTAAAAAAAGAGCAATTAAAAGAGCTAGATATTTATAATAGCGAACTAAACTTTGATGAGATAATAACTTCTCATATTTTTACACAAAACTTTCCACCAAGATGGGTAATAGTTATAAATGCCTATCAAATAGTTCTAATCGAAAGAGCAAAATGGGCTCAAAAAAGATATTTAAGATTTGATTTAAAAGATATTATAGAGCGAAAAGAAGATGATACTTTAAAAGCTATATCTGTTCTTCTTCATAGTTCAACAATAGCTCCAACCGACGGTTTAAGCCTACTTGATACTTTAGATGAGAACTCTCACAAACATGCTTTTGGAGTAACAGAAGATTTAAAATACTCACTTAGAAATGCAGTTGAACTTTTAGGAAATGAAGCTATTTTTTACTATAAACAAAACTCTATTGATATTTTAAATAAAGCAGATTTAGATAGTTTCCTTACAAGAGAATCTCTAAGATATATGTATAGACTTCTATTTTTATTTTATATCGAATCACGACCAGAATTAGGCTTTATTCCATCTAAATCACAAGCTTTTATCAAAGGATATTCTTTAGAAACATTAAGAGATTTAGAGCTTATGCCACTTCTTACAGACAGTGATAAAAATGGCTACTTTTTCGATGAGAGTATAAGATTATATTTTGATATGATATTTAATGGGGCAGAAGATAAGGGTACTGTTTGGTCGGGTAGAAAAAAAGCATTTTCTATTGCCCCTTTAAAATCTCATCTCTTTGACCCCGAAAAAACTCCACTTTTAAACGAAGTAAAATTAAGAAACCATATTTGGCAAGAGATTATTCAAAGCTTATCTTTAAGCAAAGAACAAAAAGGAAGAAATCAAAGAGGAAGAATATCTTATGCAAATTTAGGAATTAACCAACTAGGTGCTGTATATGAAGCACTTCTAAGCTACAAAGGATTTATAGCAAAAGAAGAGCTATTTGAAGTAAAAAAAGAAGACTCAAACCCAACAGAGCTAGAAAATGCCTATTTTGTAACACAATCTCAACTAAGCGAATATACACAAAGCGAAAGAGTTTTTGATGGCAATGGAACTTTAAAAAGATACAAAGAAGGAACTTTTATATATAGACTAGCTGGAAGAGATAGAGAAAAATCAGCTTCATACTACACACCAGAAGTTTTGACAAAATCTCTTGTAAAGTATGCTCTAAAAGAGCTATTAGAAATCGATGATAGTGGAAAAATTGGTAAAAGTGCAGATGAAATACTCAAACTTACAGTTTGTGAACCAGCTATGGGAAGTGCTGCCTTTTTAAATGAAGCTATAAATCAACTAAGTATCGCATATTTGCACCAAAAACAGATAGAAACAAATACTAAAATCTCACACGACAAATACACAGAAGAGCTACAAAGAGTAAAAATGTACATAGCAGATAACAATGTCTATGGTATAGATTTAAACCCAACAGCAGTAGAACTAGCAGAAATATCTCTTTGGTTAAATGCTATGTTTACTTGGGAAGAGGATAAAGTGCGAAAAACATTTATTCCTTGGTTTGGATTTCAGCTAGAAAATGGAAACTCACTAATAGGTGCAAGAAGAGAAGTATATGATATTTCAACTCTAAGTGCTAGTAAAAAAGATTTGTTGTGGTACAAAGATTCACCAAAAAGATTAAACCCAAAAACTCTATGGAAAACAGAAAAAAGAGATACAACTCAAGCACAAAATACAGCTTCGCTTTTTGAAGACACTCAAAGACTCCCACACAAACTTCCACATACAATAAGCGATACAAAAAATGCAGGAAGAGAAAAAGAAAAAGAAGTTTATCACTTTTTACTAGGCGATGAGGGAATGTCAAACTACACAGACAAAGTAGTAAAAGAGCTAAAAAAAGAGAAAATAGATATTATAAATAGCTGGAGAAAAGAGTTTATAAAACCATATACAAAAGATGAGATAGACACTCTTCTTGATTTATCACTAGCTATTGACAATCTTTGGCAAGAGCATACAAGACATATAAACGATATGAAGAAAAAAACAACAGACCCACTCAAAGTTTGGGGTCAGCCAAAAGCAGAGCAGTTTAAACAAACAGATTTAAGCTATAAAAATAGAGTTTTTGAACAAGAAAAACTAACACAAAATATAAAAAGTTCAAGCCCATATATAAGGCTTAAAACAGTTATGAACTACTGGTGTAGCCTATGGTTTTGGTCAATAGACAAAGCAGAATATTTACCAACTAGAGAAGAGTTTTTAAGTGATATTGCAATATTGGTAAAAAAACAAAGTGCTATGATGATGAACTTAGATAAAATTCTCTTTAGCCCTACCATAGATGATGATATAAGAGCCACACAATTAAGCGAATTAGGAGTGCTAGATGTAGAAGAGTTTATACAAAATAGTCCTAGACTTCAAATAGTAAAAGAGATAAGCCAAAACCAAAAGTTTTTACACTGGGAGCTAGAGTTTGCAGATATTTTTGCAAAAAATGGTGGATTTGATATGGTGCTAGGAAATCCGCCGTGGTTAAAAGTGGAGTGGAATGAAGGTGGAATTATGGGAGAGGCAAATCCACTTTTTGATATACGAAAATTTAGTGCAAGTAGATTAAATAGTTTAAGAAGTGAAACATTTGAAAAATCCTTTAAATTAATAAATAGTTATATTGATGAATATATTTCTATAAGTTCTTATCAAAATTTTTTAAATTCTAACTCCAATTATAAGATTTTAGAAGGTAGTGCGACAAATTTATATAAAAACTTTATAATTAAATCATTTAATATTTTAAATAATAATGGTATTTCAGGTTTACTTCATCCTGAAGGTATTTATGAGGATCCAAGAGGAAATTTGCTTAGAAGTAATATTTATTTACGCCTAAAGTATCATATGCAATTTGTAAACAAACTTCTATTATTTGAAGATATTCATGATCAGATAAAATATAGTATTAATATTTATAAAAATAAAATATCTGAAATATTTTTTTATAATATTTCTAATTTGTATCATCCTATAACTATAGATAATTGCTTTAATGATATAAATAAAGAAAATATTGAAGAACAAAAAATCAATGGAAAATGGAATATTAATGGTAACATTAAAAGAGTAATTAAGATTGATAAAAATATTTTAAAAATATTTTCAGTATTGTATGATGAGAATATTGAATATAATCAGGCGAGACTACCTTCTTTACAAACCAATAGTTTATTAAGTGTTATTGAAAAAATAGGTTTATATAAAAATAAAATAATTTCAAAAAAGGATAATTTTAATTTTACATTTTTTTGGGATGAGAATAAAGATGTTTTATTAAATAATATTATAAATAAAACATCTTTTTTATCAAATATAAATAATAAAATCATACAAGGCTCATTTTTGTATGTAGGTAATCCTTTTTATAAAATTCCGAGGAATATATGTACACAAAATTCACATTATGATATTTTAGACTTAGATAATTTAGATATAAGATATATTGGTAGAACTAATTATTTAACAAATAAAAAATTTCAAATAAATTCATCATATAGGTTAGCTTATAGAAAAATGATTAATAGTTCAAATGAAAGAACTTTGATTTCTGCAATATATCCATCTAAAGTCAGTCACACATCATCTATAATCTCTTTTGAATTTAATGAAAATAAAATTTTATTATCTATATCAACATTTTCTTTTTCAATAATTAGTGATTTTTATGTTAAAACCACAGGAATGGCAAATTTTGGATTTAATATTTTTAAGAATTTTCCACTTATTAATCTCAATAAAGAAATGTTAATTAGATGTATAATTCTATCAGTATTAACTACGGATTATAAAGAACTTTGGGAAGAAGAATATAGCGGTGATTTTAGAGATGATAGCTGGAGCAAAAAAGATGACTCACGATTAAATCAAGATTTCTTTAAAAACTTAACACCATATTGGCAAAGAGATGTAGCTCTAAGAAGTGATTATGAAAGAAGACAAGCACTTGTAGAAATAGATGTGCTTGTGGCTATTGAGTTGGGCTTGAGTTTACAAGAGTTAAAAACTATATATCGAATACAGTTTCCTGTACTTAAACAAAATGAAAATGAAACATTTTATGATGCAAACGGGCGAATAGTTTTTACAGTTAGTAAAGGATTGGTGGGAGTGGGACTTCCACGAAAAGCAGATAAAAATAGCACAGCTTGTAAAATAGTAATAAACGGCAAAATTGTAGATGAAAAACCACTTGGTTGGGAAGATATTATGGATATGAGTGAGGGAGAAATTCATAGAACAATTTTAGATGATACTACACCAGCAGGAGTTGTTGAGAGAACTATTGTGTATAAAGCCCCTTTTGTAAAATGTGATAGAGAGAAAGATTATGAGATAGCTTGGGAGTGTTTTGAAAAACAAGGAGTATTAAATGATTGA
- a CDS encoding DEAD/DEAH box helicase, which translates to MRFAPGQRVIIRDTQWKIRRVEILADDQYELTCDGVSNFIKGKEAIFLTTYEKGIEIIDPANTNFIIDKSPNYSKSLLYMESLLKDVVPTDTKIHRANKAAMDSVNYQFEPALQSLNQARQRILMADAVGLGKTLEAGILVSELIKRGKGKRILVLAVKSMLTQFQKEFWNRFSIPLTRLDSQGIQRVRNKIPANMNPFFYYDKSIISIDTLKQEALYRSYIEEAYWDIIIIDEAHNVADRNSGSQKSKLAKLISSRCDSLIMLSATPHDGSAKSFASLLNMLDPTAIANPNDYSVDDFKDKGLVIRRFKKDIANQVKDEFKTRQIFTIKSNASIYEEEVFHFISNLSFKTIDSKKRQGSELFKTTLIKSLLSSPIACIESIKNRIKRVETLEEDYSSDIDTLEILLEKLEQIDKNNFSKYQELVNLIKNKMKWKKTTDDRIVVFTERIKTLEFLKEQLKNDLNLKDDEIVSMTGSNMSDIEINKIVEDFGQENSKIRLLIATDVASEGINLHYLSHRLIHFDIPWSLMVFQQRNGRVDRYGQEKDPKIYYMQTLSNDEKFKGDNRILEILIQKDEQAAQNIGDPSAFMNVYDEKVEEQIVANAIESGKDAQEFSKELDKNLENSEFDFLSFLNEANKEKEEDIKKVEFATSLSLFEDDLKYTTEALKYLQASQKLEVKFEEDRVELLASELDDLKYRFKMLPSEVIPDKWHFILTNDLKTINEEIKKSRKNESAWTNIHYLWEQHPLLEWLKDKLLSNFNTLEAPVLTLNTLASNELIFIISGLIPNKKAQPIIDEWIGIRLVDNKFDSILSFEEVLKTTNLNSKKFPNSAIDFDITDIKNSLALVIEKAKEHIVAIRDKYDDSMAEKILKKLDDLDLLKQRHLGQLELDLGQDSKRLEKQKEIEKIFKDYHNWIKDSMEIEKEPFIQIVSVLKGNR; encoded by the coding sequence ATGAGATTTGCACCAGGACAAAGAGTAATAATAAGAGATACACAATGGAAAATAAGAAGAGTTGAAATACTAGCAGATGACCAATACGAGCTAACTTGTGATGGTGTTTCAAATTTTATAAAAGGAAAAGAGGCAATATTTCTAACTACTTATGAAAAAGGTATAGAAATAATTGACCCAGCTAATACAAATTTCATAATAGACAAATCTCCTAACTATTCAAAATCTCTTCTTTATATGGAATCACTTTTAAAAGATGTAGTTCCAACAGATACAAAAATTCATAGAGCAAATAAAGCAGCTATGGATAGTGTAAATTATCAGTTTGAACCAGCTTTACAATCACTAAATCAAGCAAGACAAAGAATCCTTATGGCAGATGCAGTAGGACTTGGAAAAACTTTAGAAGCAGGTATTTTAGTAAGTGAACTTATCAAAAGAGGAAAAGGAAAAAGAATACTTGTTTTAGCAGTAAAAAGTATGCTTACACAATTTCAAAAAGAGTTTTGGAATAGATTTTCGATACCACTTACAAGGCTTGATTCTCAAGGTATTCAAAGAGTTAGAAATAAAATTCCAGCAAATATGAATCCATTTTTTTATTATGATAAATCAATTATTTCTATTGATACACTAAAACAAGAGGCTTTATATCGTTCATATATTGAAGAAGCTTATTGGGATATTATTATAATCGATGAAGCACACAATGTTGCAGATAGAAATAGTGGCTCACAAAAATCAAAATTAGCCAAACTAATCTCAAGCAGATGTGATTCTCTTATAATGCTTTCAGCCACACCACACGACGGAAGTGCAAAAAGTTTTGCATCACTTCTAAATATGTTAGACCCGACAGCTATTGCCAATCCAAATGACTACTCCGTAGATGATTTTAAGGATAAAGGGCTAGTAATTAGAAGATTTAAAAAAGATATTGCAAATCAAGTAAAAGATGAGTTTAAAACTAGACAAATATTTACTATAAAATCAAATGCTTCAATATACGAAGAGGAAGTTTTTCATTTTATCTCAAATCTTAGCTTTAAAACTATTGATTCTAAAAAAAGACAAGGTAGTGAGCTATTTAAAACAACTCTTATAAAATCTCTTCTCTCTTCTCCAATAGCTTGTATAGAATCAATAAAAAATAGGATAAAAAGAGTAGAAACTTTGGAAGAAGATTATAGCTCTGATATTGATACCTTAGAAATACTACTAGAAAAATTAGAACAAATAGATAAAAACAACTTTTCTAAATATCAAGAGTTAGTAAATTTAATAAAAAACAAAATGAAATGGAAAAAAACTACTGATGATAGAATAGTGGTTTTTACAGAGAGAATAAAAACATTAGAGTTTTTAAAAGAGCAACTAAAAAATGATTTAAACCTAAAAGATGATGAGATTGTTTCTATGACAGGTTCAAATATGAGCGATATAGAGATAAATAAAATAGTAGAAGATTTTGGGCAAGAAAACTCTAAAATTAGACTTTTAATAGCAACAGATGTTGCAAGTGAAGGGATAAACTTACACTATTTATCTCATAGATTAATACATTTTGATATTCCTTGGTCTTTAATGGTATTTCAACAAAGAAACGGAAGAGTAGATAGATATGGACAAGAAAAAGACCCAAAAATTTACTATATGCAAACATTATCAAATGATGAAAAATTTAAAGGCGATAATAGAATTTTAGAAATCCTTATTCAAAAAGATGAACAAGCTGCACAAAATATTGGAGATCCAAGTGCTTTTATGAATGTATATGATGAAAAAGTAGAAGAGCAAATAGTCGCAAATGCAATAGAAAGTGGAAAAGATGCACAAGAGTTTAGTAAAGAACTAGATAAAAACTTAGAAAACTCAGAGTTTGATTTTTTATCTTTTTTGAATGAAGCAAATAAAGAGAAAGAAGAAGATATAAAAAAAGTAGAGTTTGCAACATCGCTTTCACTATTTGAAGATGATTTAAAATATACAACAGAAGCTTTAAAATATCTACAAGCTTCACAAAAACTAGAAGTAAAATTTGAAGAAGATAGAGTAGAACTTCTTGCAAGTGAACTTGATGATTTGAAATATAGATTTAAAATGCTTCCTAGTGAAGTAATACCAGATAAATGGCACTTTATCTTAACAAATGATTTAAAAACTATAAATGAAGAGATTAAAAAATCACGAAAAAATGAATCAGCTTGGACAAATATTCACTACCTTTGGGAGCAACATCCACTTTTAGAGTGGCTAAAAGACAAACTTTTATCAAATTTCAATACCCTAGAAGCCCCTGTTTTAACTCTAAATACACTAGCTTCAAATGAGTTAATATTTATAATTAGTGGATTAATACCAAATAAAAAAGCACAGCCAATTATTGATGAGTGGATAGGAATTAGGCTAGTAGATAATAAATTTGACTCAATCTTAAGTTTTGAAGAAGTTTTAAAAACTACAAATCTAAATAGTAAAAAATTCCCAAATAGTGCAATTGATTTTGATATTACAGATATTAAAAATAGTTTAGCCCTTGTGATTGAAAAAGCAAAAGAGCATATAGTCGCAATTAGAGATAAATATGATGACTCTATGGCTGAAAAAATTTTAAAAAAGCTAGATGATTTAGATTTATTAAAACAGAGACATTTAGGGCAGCTAGAGTTAGATTTAGGACAAGATTCTAAAAGGCTTGAAAAACAAAAAGAGATTGAAAAAATATTTAAAGATTATCATAACTGGATAAAAGATAGTATGGAGATTGAAAAAGAACCATTTATTCAAATAGTATCAGTTCTTAAGGGTAACAGATGA
- a CDS encoding helix-turn-helix domain-containing protein, with the protein MFLKEFREFIGLSQKDFADKLGLTQASIARYETDKMNPTTTVIKKYIDIFNANPNFLFLGLEPLVLSLEDEYLSKNNQEIIKDLSLLLPQNELNVELNKILIDKVLNRFSKDDEKSTIMKILSALHLEGHIPYRPFLFLYYTFKYVSENSDELQNIKSYKEYFVELVKRYNQFSIKNDPMFSEKIKSEIEANIELNFTEEETKILLTHPMETIKKLEEKMTSGMVRTHRNKNMKDLFPKK; encoded by the coding sequence ATGTTTTTAAAAGAGTTTAGAGAGTTTATTGGTCTTTCACAAAAAGATTTTGCGGATAAGTTAGGTTTAACTCAAGCTTCAATTGCAAGATACGAAACTGATAAAATGAACCCTACAACAACAGTAATTAAAAAATACATTGATATATTTAATGCTAATCCAAACTTTCTATTTTTAGGCTTAGAGCCCTTGGTTTTGTCTTTAGAAGATGAATATTTATCAAAAAACAATCAAGAAATAATAAAAGACTTAAGTTTATTACTACCACAAAACGAACTTAATGTTGAGCTAAATAAAATTTTAATCGATAAAGTTCTAAATAGATTCAGCAAAGATGATGAAAAATCAACGATTATGAAAATTCTTTCGGCACTTCATCTAGAAGGCCATATTCCCTATAGACCGTTTCTTTTTTTATATTATACTTTTAAATATGTATCTGAGAATAGTGATGAGCTTCAGAATATAAAATCTTATAAAGAGTATTTTGTAGAATTAGTAAAAAGATATAATCAATTTTCAATAAAAAATGACCCAATGTTTAGTGAAAAAATAAAATCTGAAATTGAGGCTAATATTGAGTTGAATTTCACAGAAGAAGAAACTAAAATTTTATTAACTCATCCTATGGAAACAATTAAGAAATTGGAAGAAAAGATGACATCTGGTATGGTTAGAACACATCGTAACAAAAATATGAAAGATTTATTTCCAAAAAAATAA
- a CDS encoding AAA family ATPase — protein sequence MIDIISKIETIKYSVFKKEQQVNKIRELEELLENPFVDQDDIKIIKNRILELQNESSNDLVRGINKLKQFRLNSNKTSHIDDEVQFIYPNLIEVGKTIMFFGESGIGKTLFILAFANYALINKNIKSVISLDFDNGLKSLKKRKYDELAEKWGEGVFDYIIGSEIVQEMEPLNVLKELILDGENNRDKMIIIDSGSHFVYDGTKNERQRLKEFIDIVRMLKTQGATPIICHHSHRVRDGQIADYHGSFEWKRDLDYQFLITKNEDTNTWLFHVKKDRDNLVESKAFKYDEENILPIEVSFEESNFTKKELIFIKEIQEILKDFKEKINQTELLKESKAFRQSLGLGEKRSIKWLHLFAEKGMWCYEKVSTQNNSIFYWLNNKVKNQQNLPKYDFKDK from the coding sequence ATGATTGATATTATATCAAAAATTGAGACTATAAAGTATAGTGTTTTTAAAAAAGAACAACAAGTTAATAAAATAAGGGAACTAGAAGAACTATTAGAAAATCCATTTGTCGATCAAGATGATATTAAAATAATTAAAAATAGAATTTTAGAATTACAAAATGAATCTTCAAACGATCTTGTAAGAGGTATTAATAAATTAAAACAATTTAGACTGAATTCTAATAAAACTTCTCACATAGATGATGAAGTTCAATTTATATACCCAAATCTTATTGAAGTTGGTAAAACTATAATGTTTTTTGGAGAAAGTGGCATTGGTAAGACATTGTTTATTTTAGCCTTCGCAAATTATGCCTTAATAAATAAAAATATTAAAAGTGTAATTTCTCTAGATTTTGACAATGGGCTTAAAAGTTTAAAAAAACGTAAATATGATGAGCTTGCTGAAAAATGGGGAGAAGGTGTATTTGATTATATAATTGGTAGTGAAATAGTACAAGAAATGGAACCTCTTAATGTTTTAAAAGAGTTAATTTTGGATGGTGAAAATAATAGAGATAAAATGATAATAATTGATAGCGGTTCACATTTTGTATATGATGGTACTAAAAATGAAAGGCAAAGGTTAAAAGAGTTTATTGATATTGTTAGAATGTTAAAAACACAAGGTGCAACTCCTATAATCTGTCATCATAGTCACAGAGTTCGAGATGGACAAATAGCTGATTACCATGGGAGTTTTGAATGGAAACGGGATTTAGATTATCAATTCCTTATTACAAAAAATGAAGATACTAATACTTGGCTTTTTCATGTTAAAAAAGATAGAGATAATTTAGTTGAATCTAAAGCTTTTAAGTATGATGAAGAAAATATTTTACCAATTGAAGTTTCATTTGAAGAATCTAATTTCACAAAAAAAGAGTTGATTTTTATTAAAGAAATTCAAGAAATTTTAAAAGATTTCAAGGAAAAGATAAATCAAACTGAACTATTAAAAGAGAGTAAAGCATTTAGGCAATCATTAGGATTAGGTGAAAAAAGAAGTATAAAATGGCTTCATTTATTTGCAGAAAAAGGAATGTGGTGTTATGAAAAAGTTTCAACTCAGAATAATTCAATCTTTTATTGGTTAAATAATAAAGTGAAAAACCAACAAAACTTGCCAAAGTATGATTTCAAGGATAAATAA
- a CDS encoding tyrosine-type recombinase/integrase produces MNESINCSDGSFYERGGRIYVQATVNGRTIKKSTGRKVNSINKTWMKKQNPSDVLLNLLGVEKEKKLQDVSIENYGLKIINATSGGRGIETQKDFVRILEKTIVPFFKLYKLKDVKVIDILELLKRADNKFCNDRAKRVRSILNLIFTSAFEEGLIDKNLFSMQILKNHKFKRKPRKTKAYNVSEMKIILDNSSGWLKLFFELSFKYGLRTGETMGLKWTDFDLEKGYFRIQRSISKGVITESSKIIHENKNHLRDIYLFPETLELLKKYSNFKPNDEWLFVTKTGEPFMQCDTIRNYHVKPFLKKIGVEYKTVYATRRTYVSIMRQSEKIQLEDIQEVVGHQKGSNITDKHYNIDVLENSHKVKKAEEKARIFNDILSMA; encoded by the coding sequence GTGAATGAAAGTATTAATTGTAGCGATGGTTCTTTTTATGAAAGAGGTGGTCGAATATATGTTCAGGCAACTGTTAATGGAAGAACTATCAAAAAATCTACTGGAAGAAAAGTTAATTCAATTAATAAAACTTGGATGAAAAAACAAAATCCAAGTGATGTTCTTTTAAATTTATTAGGTGTTGAAAAAGAGAAAAAATTACAAGATGTCTCGATTGAAAATTATGGCCTTAAAATAATAAATGCAACTTCAGGGGGCAGGGGTATTGAAACGCAAAAAGATTTTGTGAGAATTTTGGAAAAGACTATAGTTCCTTTTTTTAAGCTATATAAACTTAAAGATGTTAAAGTAATAGATATTTTAGAGTTATTAAAGCGTGCAGATAATAAGTTTTGTAACGATAGGGCCAAGAGAGTAAGATCTATATTAAATTTAATTTTCACTTCAGCTTTTGAAGAAGGTTTAATTGATAAAAATCTATTTTCTATGCAAATTTTAAAAAATCATAAGTTTAAAAGAAAACCAAGAAAAACTAAAGCTTATAATGTTTCTGAAATGAAAATTATACTTGATAATTCAAGCGGATGGTTAAAATTATTTTTTGAACTATCTTTTAAATATGGACTTAGAACTGGTGAGACTATGGGGCTTAAATGGACTGATTTTGATTTAGAAAAAGGATATTTTAGAATTCAAAGAAGTATATCCAAAGGTGTAATAACTGAATCATCAAAGATTATTCATGAAAATAAAAATCATTTAAGAGATATTTATTTGTTTCCTGAAACTTTGGAGCTATTAAAAAAATATTCTAATTTTAAACCTAATGATGAGTGGTTATTTGTTACGAAAACTGGAGAACCTTTTATGCAGTGCGATACCATACGAAATTATCATGTAAAACCATTTTTAAAAAAAATAGGAGTTGAATATAAGACAGTATATGCAACCAGAAGAACTTATGTAAGTATAATGAGACAATCTGAGAAGATTCAACTTGAAGATATTCAAGAAGTGGTTGGTCATCAAAAAGGCTCAAATATTACGGATAAGCATTATAACATTGATGTTCTAGAAAACTCTCACAAAGTTAAAAAAGCAGAAGAAAAGGCTAGGATTTTCAATGATATATTAAGTATGGCTTAG